The DNA sequence CATGATGTTCATCCCGCGAAGATGTAAAGCATCTTTCAAACGAAAAAAAAGCCTCCAGCCCTATAACAGGCAGGAGGCTTTTGGTACGCCCTCGGCAGGAATCGAACCCACATCTCAAGAACCGGAATCTTACGTGCTATCCGTTGCACCACGAGGGCAAATCATACAGGTCTTCTATAAGACACTAGTATATAATACTAAAGCCGGCCGCTTTTTGTCAATGGTTAAACAATAATTGACTATAGCGGCCGATTTTATTTAAAGTTTTTCTCGATATACTTCTGTTCCTCTTTTTCGCTCAGGAGTCCTTTGGCTTCCCCGACAGTACCGCCCTGGAGCTTCCAGATGCTGTTATGGTCCCTGGCTGCAGACGAAAAGTCGCCCTCACTCCATCTTTTAAGGATATCCAGGTATAAATCTGAATGCTGGTAGTTCATTTCATTGGCTTCCACCACATAGATCAGCCTGCTGATCCTGTCAGGAGTGATCTGCAGTGCGCCCCATTTATTTTCCGCTTTCACCTTTTGATGGCTCATATCATGGATGGCCTGCTGTACAGCTGATTCTTCCATATTGCCCGGGAACAGCTTTTTCAAGTCCTTTTCCCCTTTGGACGAAGCTGACCTTTCTTCCGCAGCCCGTTCTCCCTTTCCTAGTGAAGTATAATTATAGGCAGCATATCCGGCCAGTGCCAGGATGATCAGGCCCAGCCCTGCAAGCCGCAGCTTATTATGAAAAAATGATTTCTTTTTTTTAGACAAAATCGCAGCCTCCAGCATTAATTTACATGCCCGTATCCCCACTTCAATTTTCAGCTTCCTTTGTTTAAAAATAGAAGAGGTGGGTATGATGGTTATGGATAAGGAAATTTTTATCAATGCAATTATTATACCGCATTAAGCAGGTATATCCTGCTAAAGAGAGAATAAAATGATTGCAGCATATATTGGATTTCCATAAGCGATTTGTTTGACCTTTATTGACCATCAGTGTATCATAATGATTACATACAGAACCCAAAATATTTCTTCTTATGGAAGAACATGCTTTAATCCGTTGTATGTTGGATCTTTATCTTGAAGGAGGAACTGACAAATGAATTTAATCCCTACAGTTATTGAACAGACAAACAGGGGCGAGCGCGCATACGATATTTATTCACGCCTTCTGAAAGACCGCATCATCATGCTTGGTAGTGCGATCGATGATAATGTGTCAAACTCCATTGTAGCTCAGCTGCTATTCCTGGAAGCAGAAAACCCTGAAAAGGATATCACTTTGTACATCAACAGCCCTGGCGGCAGCATCACTGCCGGTATGGCGATTTATGATACGATGCAGTACATCCGTCCGAAGGTTTCCACAGTCTGCATCGGGATGGCCGCTTCCATGGGTGCATTCCTTCTGGCAGCAGGCGAGAAAGGCAAGCGTTTTGCCCTTCCAAACAGTGAAGTCATGATCCATCAGCCGCTGGGCGGAGCTCAGGGCCAGGCAACAGAAATCGAAATTGCCGCAAAGCGCATTCTTTTCCTTCGCGAAAAGCTCAACCAAATTCTTTCAGAACGCACAGGCCAGCCGCTTGAAGTGATCGCTAAGGATACTGACCGCGACAACTTCATGACAGCTGAGAGAGCATTGGAATACGGCCTGATCGACCAGATCATCAGCCGCAATGTCCTGGAAGAAAAGAAAGACAAGTAAAGAGAGCAAGAGGGCTGACAGGTTCAGCCCTCTTTTTTGTGGTTAAAGAGATTATGGTGTTAAACAAAGAAAAAGCGCCCTGCACAAATGCTCAGGGTGCCTTTTCAGTTTTTTTTCAGCTTTCCTGCTGGATATATTGCGAAAGCTCTTCGAGTGCTTCCTCTTCATCACTTCCATCAGCCACCAGGTTTACAACAGAGCCGGTGCTGACTGCAAGGCTCATAAGGCCCATGATGCTCTTCGCATTGACCTTCTTTCCGTCCTTCTCCAAAAAGATATCTGAAGAAAAGCGGTTTGCTTCCTGGACAAACAGGGCGGCAGGTCGGGCCTGCAGGCCGGTCCGCAGCTTTACTTCCACTTGTTTTTCAACCATTTCTCTCTAACCTCCCATATTATCTTATTTCTAATTGCCTGTTATGGATTCACCTAAACGCAGTTTTTCTGCTATTTCATCTATTTTTCTAAGTCGGTGATTAATGCCTGATTTGCTGATATGGCTGCCTGACACCATCTCCCCAAGCTCCTTCAGGGTTACATCCTGATAGGCTACCCGAAGCTCTGCAATTTCCCTGAGCTTTTCCGGGAGTATATCAAGGCCGACAGTATCCTTGATATAACGGATATTCTCGACCTGCCTGAGAGCCGCGCCGATTGTTTTATTAAGATTGGCGGTCTCGCAGTTTACAAGCCTGTTCACAGAGTTCCTCATATCCCTGACAATCCGGATATCCTCAAAGCGCAGCAGCGCTCCGTGGGCACCGATGATGTTCAGGAATTCGGTGATCTTCTCGGCTTCCTTCAAATACGTGATATAGCCTTTTTTTCTTTCAAGTGTCTTGCTGTTCAATCCAAATGTATTCATTAATTCACACAAAGAATCATTATGCTCTTTGTATAGTGAAAAAATTTCCAAGTGATAAGATGATGTTTCAGGGTTGTTCACCGAGCCGCCGGCAAGGAAGGCGCCGCGCAGATAGGAGCGCTTGCAGCATTTCTTTTTCACAAGCTCCTCTGAAATATCATGGGTAAAATCAAATCCCTCTTTCAGGATCTTCAGGTCGGCGAGTATTTCCTGCGCCTGCTGCGCCAGTCTTACAATATAGACATTATTCTTTTTCAGGCGCATCTTTTTTCGTACAAGCAGCTCCACTTGAACGGTGTAATTCTTTTTCGTCAGTGTATAAATTCTTCTCGCTATGGCGGCATTCTCTGTCTGGATATCCACAATTAGTTTCCGGCTGGAAAAAGAGAGTGATCCGTTCATCCGAATAAGCGCTGATAATTCAGCCTTGCCGCAGCAGTCTTTAACTTCAAGGTTGGTTAGTTCCTTTTTCGTTTCCGAAGCGAAAGACATACCTTCACCCCCCGCCCAGACAAACGCTTGCACATTTATATTTACGCTTTATATCGCTTGCTGGTTTCATTTATTAGTAAAGAAAATAAAATATCTGCTACTTCCTGTGTATCATGGCGGATAACGCCGCCGTCCAGGCTGACGATTTCGCCGTGAACAACCTCGAGGCCCAGCCCCTGCAGGTTGGCCACATCATAATGGACAGGCTTGGCCAGCTCCTCGCTGTACCGCTCCTGTACTTTTTCCGGAATATCTTCCTTATTGACAAGGATCGTATTGATAAAAGAACAGTTCATATGGTCATATATGGCCTTTACATGATCGCTCGCCGTAAAATCAAGCGTCTCCCCTGCCTGCGTCATCAGATTGCAGATATAGACCTTTTTGGCCTTCGCATTGCAGACCTCTCTTCCCAGGTTCGGAACAAGGAGGTTTGGAAGTATGCTTGTATAAAGGCTGCCAGGCCCGATGATGATCAGATCCGCCTGCCTGATGGCCTGGATGGTCTCCGGCAGGGCATTGACATCCTCAGGGCTCAGGAAGACTTTTTTAATTTTTTTCCCTGAGTATGGAATCTTGGATTCTCCTGAAACAATTGTCCCATCCTCCATCTCAGCATGGAGGACGACACTCTGGTCTGCAGCCGGGAGAACCTTTCCCCTAACATTGAGAACCTTGCTCATTTCCTGGATGGCATGAGTGAAATTGCCTGTGATCGAGGTCATGGCAGCAAGGATCAGGTTGCCGAGTGAATGGCCGGAAAGCTCATTCGCGGTGCTGAACCTGTGCTGGAACATTTCCTCGATGAGCGGCTCCACATCAGACAGTGCAGCTAAAACATTTCGAATATCCCCAGGGGGAGGAATCTGCAGTTCATTCCGGAGGCGGCCCGAGCTCCCGCCATCATCAGCCACCGTCACGATGGCTGTGATATCTGCAGGATGCTTCTTCAAACCGCGCAGGAGGACCGGGAGCCCTGTGCCTCCCCCTATGATGACGATTCTAGGCTGTTCTGTACCTGTCATGTTGTTTTATCCTTTCTCCTCTCGATATCGCGATGAGTGATATGTGTATGGTAATCCGCTTCATAAAAGCGGGCAATATACTCAGCTAGGGCTACAGAACGGTGCTGGCCGCCTGTGCAGCCAATCGCGATCACCAGCTGGGCCTTGCCCTCGCGCTTATAGTGAGGGAGCATGAAGCTCAGCAGATCTGTAACCTTTTCGAGAAATTTATTGGTTTCATTCCATTTCAGTACATATGTCGACACATCTTCATCCAAGCCGGTTTTCGGCCTCATGCTCTCGATGTAATGGGGATTCGGCAGAAATCGTACATCAAACACAAGATCTGCGTCTATCGGCAGGCCATGCTTAAAGCCAAATGACATTACATTGACGGTAAACGTCGTCTTCCGGTTGACTGAAAACTGATCAAGGATTTTTTCCCTCAGCTCCCGCGGCTTCATGTTTGATGTTTTATATATCAGCTGGGCCCTCCCCTTCAGCTCCTCCAGAAGCTCCCTTTCAAGCTTGATGCCTTCAAGAGGCAAACCTGACGGAGCAAGGGGATGGGAACGCCGCGTTTCCTTGTAGCGCCTGACCAATGTAGAGTCATCCGCATCCAGATACAAAATCTGCGGAGCCACCCATGAAGTTTCGGCCAAATCGTCCAGCGCCTTGAATAGATGATCAAAGAACTCCCTGCCGCGAAGGTCCATGACCAGTGCAACCTTATTCATCTTATTCCCTGATTCCTTCATCAGTTCAAGAAATTTCGGAAGCAGAGTCGGAGGCAGGTTATCCACACAGAAAAAGCCAAGATCCTCAAAACTCTGGATCGCCACTGTTTTCCCTGCTCCCGACATCCCAGTTATTATGACCATTTGTGTATCAGTCGCCGCACCGCTGCTCATTCCTATTCTCCCCTTGTAATCTATATTATTTAACTCGGGTCCAGCCGGTAGCTTAGAAGCTCGAAATTCGGCGTATAGGTAAACGTCCCGTAAATAATTCCATTTCCATGAATCATATATTCAAGAATGTGATAATCGCCGGCAGCCATCGGCAGATTCTTGATATCATCAAAATCATGCCAGGACAGCTTCCCTTCCTCCGACTCATCCAGATTGATGCCATCAGACTCCCGTGCAAGGAAAGTAAACATCATCCATTCAGAAAGCACCTTATCCCCGTCTTTCATAATGAAGGTAAAGATCCCCTTCAAGCCCGGGTTTCTTAAGTATATGCCTGTCTCCTCGCGGAATTCCCTGATGCAGGAATCCCGGACTGATTCACCCGGCTCCATCTTTCCTCCGGGCGCTACCCACCAGCCACGTCTCGGTTTTTGTAAAAGCAATACTTGATTTTCCTTCAACAGCACACAATTCGTGACCCGCTGCAACAGCCTCACCTCAGCATTTCCTTCTCATGACCGCCGTACAGGCAGTCCTGTCGAATATATTCTTTTCATTATACTATTTTTGTCATGCAGCCACAATGAAATGAAAAAATGAAATGCGGAGGCGGCTCGCCCAGAGCCGACAAGCATAAGACGCAAAAGAATAAAAGGCGTTCTTTGCCTTTAATTCTTTTGTGGCTTATGACTCGAGGCTCTAGCCGCCGGAGCTGGACAAATTGAAATGCAAAGGCGTCTTGCCTCCGCCCAAAAAAAAGAGCACAGGCTATGTAGGCCTGTGCTGCACAAAGGATTATATCTTAAAAGGGGGTCAATTTCTATTCCTATATTACCCGATGTTTATTGCACTACTGTTACAGTACGATTAAAACAAAATGACTTTTTAAAATTCTGGTAAAAAGCTGCCCAAAACCCTTATATATTGCGGCTTTTGGCCTATTACCCCAGCTGGATGGAAGCGGCATCTTTTTTACTTTTCCCTCTTAAAAAAATCTTATCTGCCCTGACAGTGAATGAAAAAAACGTCCATCTTCGGAATGGACGTTTTTTCAATCAATATTAAGCTTTCGCCTTTAAAGATTCCATCAATTCTTCCACAAAGTGCTGGGCACTTTGTGCGGCAATACTGCCATCGCCTGTTGCTGTCACGATCTGGCGAAGCATTTTCTCACGGATATCTCCGGCAGCGAAAATGCCGGGAACCTTCGTTTCCATGCGTTCGTTCGTTTCGATATAGCCGTTCTCATTGGTGATGCCAAGGCTTTGGAAAGGTTTGGACAATGGCACCATGCCAATGTAGATGAATACGCCATCTGCCTTGAATTCGCGCTCTTCCCCATTTTCAGTAGAAACAAGCGTGACGCTTCCTACCTTGCCTTCGCTCTCGTTGATTTCTTTAACTGTAGAGTTCCAGATGAAATCAACCTTCTCGTTGTCAAACGCGCGCTGCTGAAGGATTGCCTGTGCGCGCAGCTCGTCGCGGCGGTGGACGATGGTTACTTTTTCCGCGAAACGGGTCAGGTAGACGCCCTCCTCGACAGCAGAATCTCCTCCGCCGACAACAACAAGCTCTTTGCCTTTGAAGAACGCGCCATCACAGACAGCACAATATGATACACCGCGGCCGCCGAGTTCTTTTTCACCCGGAACACCGATTTTTTTATATTCAGCACCCGTTGTAATGATTACAGCACGGGCTTTATATTGTTTTGATCCTGCAACCACGGTTTTGTATTCTTCACCGTCGATGATTTCTTTGATATCGCCATATGCATATTCGGCGCCGAATTTCTTGGCGTGGTCGAACATTTTAGTAGACAGGTCAGGGCCCAGGATATGATCGAAACCAGGATAGTTTTCGACTTCTTCTGTGTTGGCCATTTGCCCTCCCGGCACGCCGCGTTCAATCATCAATGTAGACAGGTTGGCACGGGATGTATACACAGCAGCTGTCATTCCGGCCGGTCCTGCGCCAGCGATGATGACATCATAAATTTTTTCTTCTGTCATCTTGCTCCACTCCTTCACTAGGACTTGCTGATTCCCCCTGAGAAATGCTTTTTCTATAGTATATTACCGCTCTGAAAAAATTGCCTTTACCGCCTCGGCGGGCAGAAGGAACTGATGGAGCAGTGCGTTTATTCCCAAGAAAAACAGCGGTTGTTTCAATAGTATTTCCTTACTAACCATATCCTATAAAACAATAAGGATACAGTCCAAGAATCTGCTCATTTCAGAAAGCTGCTGACTGATTTTATATACTTTTGCAGCGTGGAAGCAGAAAGCCCGTACTGTGCTGCGACGCTTTGCTGCGAGACTTTTTCACTGCGCTGCTTTCTCCAGACATATTCCACGGCACCGGCCCATGCTTTTGCATTCCTGGCAAGGAGCCCCTGGCCTTCGGCTTCATTGAAGACAGTAAACCATGCCAGGTACAATCCGGCTTCAACCGTTCCGATCGGCTTGTGGTGTTTGTATAAGAGCTCTGCCGTTTCATGGGCAATATTCACACTGTTTTTTTCTGGTGCGCCCTTTTCAATCAATGATGCATATTCCCTGTCAACGCTGTTGAATTTCGGATTCTGCTTAACATCCTTGCTTGCAAGGATCTCATCTTTGCTGCCTGATTTTGAAGCAAGGAAAAGAGCAAATAAGCGTTCCTCCGCATATTCACTGTTCATTTTTTTATAGATGGAATCCAGATGGTCCTCGAAACCCGCTGTTTCCGGCTTATCTTCATTCCATGGTTCAAGGCCCGCCTTCTCAGGGCTGTATTCCAGCACCCGTTTCCAGAAGTTCCTGGCCTGGTCCTCTTTCCCCGTAAAGTAGGAAGAATAAGAAAGCCAGTAATAAAAGGCGCCATCCCCCTCGTAGCCTGACTTGTGAAGCTTGCGCAGCCACTTGTAGGCAGGCTCATATTCACCGACAAGCGCGAAGGTGGCCCCCAGCTTGAACTGGTGATCGATCAAAAGCGGCTGAATTTTTTTCAGCGTTTCAATTAAAGCCTTTACCTCTTCAAGATCATGCTGATAGTAGGCAAACACAAGCTTATTGCAGAGCGCATGAAGATTGCCCTGGTTGCGTACAAGCACCTCGTCAAGGATATCGTTCGCCTTGTTCACTTCTCCCAGGTAAAAATGGGCAAGCGCCAGGTTATTGTAGGCTGACCAATATTCCGGATAATCCTCAATCACCGTGCTCAAAATTTCCACTGCTTTCGGGAAATGCCCTGATTCAAGAAGCTCTCTTGCCTGCTCCTGCTTGGTGATCAGGTCGTCCTGCTCATACAGCTCTTCATCCAGATCTTCTGCTTCCAGTGTCAAAAGTTCCAAAAGATCTTCCGTATCCTCAATGAACTCTCCATCAGGCTCGAGCTCCAAATACGTATTGGCATGCTGGTAAGCATCCTTGAAGAATCCCAGGTGGGCATAATTATTGGCAAGGAAGTAATGGCATTCAGCCATTTCCTCGTCAAGCTCCTCCAGGACAAGATGCAGCAGCTTATTCGACTTCTGGTATTCATTCAATTCTGTATACACGATCGCCAGCTGGCAGGCAATCATCGGCTCGCCCGGCTCCAGCTGCATCGCACGCTGCAGATATTTGCTTGCTTTATGAAAATCCCGGCGGTGAAAGGATTTGATCCCTTTTGAAAAATAATACTC is a window from the Bacillus infantis NRRL B-14911 genome containing:
- the trxB gene encoding thioredoxin-disulfide reductase; the encoded protein is MTEEKIYDVIIAGAGPAGMTAAVYTSRANLSTLMIERGVPGGQMANTEEVENYPGFDHILGPDLSTKMFDHAKKFGAEYAYGDIKEIIDGEEYKTVVAGSKQYKARAVIITTGAEYKKIGVPGEKELGGRGVSYCAVCDGAFFKGKELVVVGGGDSAVEEGVYLTRFAEKVTIVHRRDELRAQAILQQRAFDNEKVDFIWNSTVKEINESEGKVGSVTLVSTENGEEREFKADGVFIYIGMVPLSKPFQSLGITNENGYIETNERMETKVPGIFAAGDIREKMLRQIVTATGDGSIAAQSAQHFVEELMESLKAKA
- the whiA gene encoding DNA-binding protein WhiA; this encodes MSFASETKKELTNLEVKDCCGKAELSALIRMNGSLSFSSRKLIVDIQTENAAIARRIYTLTKKNYTVQVELLVRKKMRLKKNNVYIVRLAQQAQEILADLKILKEGFDFTHDISEELVKKKCCKRSYLRGAFLAGGSVNNPETSSYHLEIFSLYKEHNDSLCELMNTFGLNSKTLERKKGYITYLKEAEKITEFLNIIGAHGALLRFEDIRIVRDMRNSVNRLVNCETANLNKTIGAALRQVENIRYIKDTVGLDILPEKLREIAELRVAYQDVTLKELGEMVSGSHISKSGINHRLRKIDEIAEKLRLGESITGN
- the rapZ gene encoding RNase adapter RapZ; translation: MSSGAATDTQMVIITGMSGAGKTVAIQSFEDLGFFCVDNLPPTLLPKFLELMKESGNKMNKVALVMDLRGREFFDHLFKALDDLAETSWVAPQILYLDADDSTLVRRYKETRRSHPLAPSGLPLEGIKLERELLEELKGRAQLIYKTSNMKPRELREKILDQFSVNRKTTFTVNVMSFGFKHGLPIDADLVFDVRFLPNPHYIESMRPKTGLDEDVSTYVLKWNETNKFLEKVTDLLSFMLPHYKREGKAQLVIAIGCTGGQHRSVALAEYIARFYEADYHTHITHRDIERRKDKTT
- a CDS encoding 8-oxo-dGTP diphosphatase, coding for MQRVTNCVLLKENQVLLLQKPRRGWWVAPGGKMEPGESVRDSCIREFREETGIYLRNPGLKGIFTFIMKDGDKVLSEWMMFTFLARESDGINLDESEEGKLSWHDFDDIKNLPMAAGDYHILEYMIHGNGIIYGTFTYTPNFELLSYRLDPS
- a CDS encoding DUF6241 domain-containing protein gives rise to the protein MSKKKKSFFHNKLRLAGLGLIILALAGYAAYNYTSLGKGERAAEERSASSKGEKDLKKLFPGNMEESAVQQAIHDMSHQKVKAENKWGALQITPDRISRLIYVVEANEMNYQHSDLYLDILKRWSEGDFSSAARDHNSIWKLQGGTVGEAKGLLSEKEEQKYIEKNFK
- the clpP gene encoding ATP-dependent Clp endopeptidase proteolytic subunit ClpP — protein: MNLIPTVIEQTNRGERAYDIYSRLLKDRIIMLGSAIDDNVSNSIVAQLLFLEAENPEKDITLYINSPGGSITAGMAIYDTMQYIRPKVSTVCIGMAASMGAFLLAAGEKGKRFALPNSEVMIHQPLGGAQGQATEIEIAAKRILFLREKLNQILSERTGQPLEVIAKDTDRDNFMTAERALEYGLIDQIISRNVLEEKKDK
- a CDS encoding gluconeogenesis factor YvcK family protein; the protein is MTGTEQPRIVIIGGGTGLPVLLRGLKKHPADITAIVTVADDGGSSGRLRNELQIPPPGDIRNVLAALSDVEPLIEEMFQHRFSTANELSGHSLGNLILAAMTSITGNFTHAIQEMSKVLNVRGKVLPAADQSVVLHAEMEDGTIVSGESKIPYSGKKIKKVFLSPEDVNALPETIQAIRQADLIIIGPGSLYTSILPNLLVPNLGREVCNAKAKKVYICNLMTQAGETLDFTASDHVKAIYDHMNCSFINTILVNKEDIPEKVQERYSEELAKPVHYDVANLQGLGLEVVHGEIVSLDGGVIRHDTQEVADILFSLLINETSKRYKA
- a CDS encoding tetratricopeptide repeat protein, giving the protein MSKDSKARQPMGKLLTFIPTGEYYFSKGIKSFHRRDFHKASKYLQRAMQLEPGEPMIACQLAIVYTELNEYQKSNKLLHLVLEELDEEMAECHYFLANNYAHLGFFKDAYQHANTYLELEPDGEFIEDTEDLLELLTLEAEDLDEELYEQDDLITKQEQARELLESGHFPKAVEILSTVIEDYPEYWSAYNNLALAHFYLGEVNKANDILDEVLVRNQGNLHALCNKLVFAYYQHDLEEVKALIETLKKIQPLLIDHQFKLGATFALVGEYEPAYKWLRKLHKSGYEGDGAFYYWLSYSSYFTGKEDQARNFWKRVLEYSPEKAGLEPWNEDKPETAGFEDHLDSIYKKMNSEYAEERLFALFLASKSGSKDEILASKDVKQNPKFNSVDREYASLIEKGAPEKNSVNIAHETAELLYKHHKPIGTVEAGLYLAWFTVFNEAEGQGLLARNAKAWAGAVEYVWRKQRSEKVSQQSVAAQYGLSASTLQKYIKSVSSFLK
- a CDS encoding HPr family phosphocarrier protein; its protein translation is MVEKQVEVKLRTGLQARPAALFVQEANRFSSDIFLEKDGKKVNAKSIMGLMSLAVSTGSVVNLVADGSDEEEALEELSQYIQQES